In Passer domesticus isolate bPasDom1 chromosome 9, bPasDom1.hap1, whole genome shotgun sequence, a genomic segment contains:
- the LOC135307718 gene encoding fibrous sheath CABYR-binding protein-like isoform X1, producing the protein MRRELKEPLQTREEMDIVLQWKVAFLEGSTPSSVRAPVAGRKAIPDTGTGTADWDAGKDSPLAWRSEVVKHSEHSADVSAGTTSPTPTLDAAQKPSSHHRGPTTGETKGMAGKKFQDPLEVMWQMLKECLQRRQEMKGEPVQMEAFPGGSSGSVPASAAGREAMPGTGTGDEVAGKASPSAWMKKVLKPLEPPADVSTGKTSPAPTLDVALKPSSHHRSTPTGKIQDTTDKISLEPSKHMRRELKEPLQTREEMDIVLQWKVAFLEGSTPSSVRAPVAGRKAIPDTGTGTADWDAGKDSPLAWRSEVVKHSEHSADVSAGTTSPTPTLDAAQKPSSHHRGPTTGETKGMAGKKFQDPLEVMWQMLKECLQRRQEMKGEPVQKEALPGGSSGSVPASAAGREAMPGTGTGDEVAGKASPSAWMKKVLKPLEPPADMSPGRTSPAPTLDAAPKPSSHGRGPPPEETKGMAYKKFQNPFEFMWQMLKEMLQRSQEVDFEPVQKEAFPGGSSGSVPASAEGREALPGTGTGAEPAGEGPTSKTEPLGDAEGVSAGRTSPAPGLDAWPQPSSHGRGPPKGKTQDTAAKMSHESDEFLTQTQKEAPGGQVMDQKAVQKEEHPGRSSGSLAAPAAERKAMPDTGTGTADAAGTTRPVPNAQDGLGRDFCQGTGCWLGLLAGVLCLELVFMLCCFGIGYSWNRKQGSSGQELKDGGCTSHQTA; encoded by the exons agatggacatagtgcttcagtggaaggtggcatttcttgaaggaagcactccatcttcggtgcgagcccctgttgcaggaaggaaggcgattccagacacgggcacaggcacagcag actgggatgctgggaaggattctccattagcctggcgctctgaagttgtgaagcactctgagcattctgcag atgtgtctgcagggacgacctcaccaactcctaccttggatgctgcacaaaagcccagctcccatcacaggg gtcctacgacaggagagaccaaaggcatggcaggcaagaaattccaggacccattagaagtcatgtggcaaatgctgaaggaatgtctgcagagaaggcaag aaatgaaaggagagcctgtgcagatggaagcatttcccggaggaagcagtggttctgtgccagcctctgctgcaggaagggaggccatgccaggcacaggcacaggag atgaggttgctgggaaggcttctccatcagcttggatgaagaaagttttgaagcccttggagcctcctgcag atgtgtctacagggaagacttctccagctcctaccttggatgttgcactcaagcccagctcccatcacagga gtactccaacagggaaaatccaagatacaacagataagatatccctggaaccatccaaacacatgAGGCGAGAGCttaaggaacccctgcagacaagagaag agatggacatagtgcttcagtggaaggtggcatttcttgaaggaagcactccatcttcggtgcgagcccctgttgcaggaaggaaggcgattccagacacgggcacaggcacagcag actgggatgctgggaaggattctccattagcctggcgctctgaagttgtgaagcactctgagcattctgcag atgtgtctgcagggacgacctcaccaactcctaccttggatgctgcacaaaagcccagctcccatcacaggg gtcctacgacaggagagaccaaaggcatggcaggcaagaaattccaggacccattagaagtcatgtggcaaatgctgaaggaatgtctgcagagaaggcaag aaatgaaaggagagcctgtgcagaaggaagcacttccaggaggaagcagtggttctgtgccagcctctgctgcaggaagggaggccatgccaggcacaggcacaggag atgaggttgctgggaaggcttctccatcagcttggatgaagaaagttttgaagcccttggagcctcctgcag atatGTCtccagggaggacttctccagctcctaccttggatgctgcacccaagcccagctcccatggcaggg gtcctccaccagaagagaCCAAAGGCATGGCATACAAGAAATTCCAGAACCCATTTGAattcatgtggcaaatgctgaaggaaatgctgcagagaaGTCAAG aagtggattttgagcctgtgcagaaggaagcatttcccggaggaagcagtggttccgtgccagcctctgctgaaggaagggaggccttgccaggcacaggcacaggag ctgaacctgccggtgaaggccccacatccaagactgagcctctgggagatgctgagg gtgtgtctgcagggaggacttctccagctccagggctggatgcttggccccaacccagctcccatggcaggg gtcctccaaaaggaaagacccaagatactgcagccaaaatgtctcatgagtcagatgaattcctgacacaaacacagaaggaagcacccggaggacaag tgatggaccaaaaggctgtgcagaaggaggagcacccagggagaagcagtggctcattggcagcccctgcagcagaaaggaaggcgatgccagacacgggcacaggcacagcag atgcagccggcaccacaagacctgttcccaatgcccaggatggccttgGAAGGgatttctgtcagggaacaggctgctggctagggttactggcCGGCgtgctttgtttggagcttgttttcatgttgtgctgctttggaatcgggtattcctggaacagaaaaca gggcagttcgggacaggagttgaaagacggtggctgcacctcacaccagacagcgtga
- the LOC135307718 gene encoding proteoglycan 4-like isoform X2, producing MRRELKEPLQTREEMDIVLQWKVAFLEGSTPSSVRAPVAGRKAIPDTGTGTADWDAGKDSPLAWRSEVVKHSEHSADVSAGTTSPTPTLDAAQKPSSHHRGPTTGETKGMAGKKFQDPLEVMWQMLKECLQRRQEMKGEPVQMEAFPGGSSGSVPASAAGREAMPGTGTGDEVAGKASPSAWMKKVLKPLEPPADMSPGRTSPAPTLDAAPKPSSYGRGTPTGKIQDTTDKISLEPSKHMRRELKEPLQTREEMDIVLQWKVAFLEGSTPSSVRAPVAGRKAIPDTGTGTADWDAGKDSPLAWRSEVVKHSEHSADVSAGTTSPTPTLDAAQKPSSHHRGPTTGETKGMAGKKFQDPLEVMWQMLKECLQRRQEMKGEPVQKEALPGGSSGSVPASAAGREAMPGTGTGDEVAGKASPSAWMKKVLKPLEPPADMSPGRTSPAPTLDAAPKPSSHGRGPPPEETKGMAYKKFQNPFEFMWQMLKEMLQRSQEVDFEPVQKEAFPGGSSGSVPASAEGREALPGTGTGAEPAGEGPTSKTEPLGDAEGVSAGRTSPAPGLDAWPQPSSHGRGPPKGKTQDTAAKMSHESDEFLTQTQKEAPGGQVMDQKAVQKEEHPGRSSGSLAAPAAERKAMPDTGTGTADAAGTTRPVPNAQDGLGRDFCQGTGCWLGLLAGVLCLELVFMLCCFGIGYSWNRKQGSSGQELKDGGCTSHQTA from the exons agatggacatagtgcttcagtggaaggtggcatttcttgaaggaagcactccatcttcggtgcgagcccctgttgcaggaaggaaggcgattccagacacgggcacaggcacagcag actgggatgctgggaaggattctccattagcctggcgctctgaagttgtgaagcactctgagcattctgcag atgtgtctgcagggacgacctcaccaactcctaccttggatgctgcacaaaagcccagctcccatcacaggg gtcctacgacaggagagaccaaaggcatggcaggcaagaaattccaggacccattagaagtcatgtggcaaatgctgaaggaatgtctgcagagaaggcaag aaatgaaaggagagcctgtgcagatggaagcatttcccggaggaagcagtggttctgtgccagcctctgctgcaggaagggaggccatgccaggcacaggcacaggag atgaggttgctgggaaggcttctccatcagcttggatgaagaaagttttgaagcccttggagcctcctgcag atatGTCtccagggaggacttctccagctcctaccttggatgctgcacccaagcccagctcctatggcaggg gtactccaacagggaaaatccaagatacaacagataagatatccctggaaccatccaaacacatgAGGCGAGAGCttaaggaacccctgcagacaagagaag agatggacatagtgcttcagtggaaggtggcatttcttgaaggaagcactccatcttcggtgcgagcccctgttgcaggaaggaaggcgattccagacacgggcacaggcacagcag actgggatgctgggaaggattctccattagcctggcgctctgaagttgtgaagcactctgagcattctgcag atgtgtctgcagggacgacctcaccaactcctaccttggatgctgcacaaaagcccagctcccatcacaggg gtcctacgacaggagagaccaaaggcatggcaggcaagaaattccaggacccattagaagtcatgtggcaaatgctgaaggaatgtctgcagagaaggcaag aaatgaaaggagagcctgtgcagaaggaagcacttccaggaggaagcagtggttctgtgccagcctctgctgcaggaagggaggccatgccaggcacaggcacaggag atgaggttgctgggaaggcttctccatcagcttggatgaagaaagttttgaagcccttggagcctcctgcag atatGTCtccagggaggacttctccagctcctaccttggatgctgcacccaagcccagctcccatggcaggg gtcctccaccagaagagaCCAAAGGCATGGCATACAAGAAATTCCAGAACCCATTTGAattcatgtggcaaatgctgaaggaaatgctgcagagaaGTCAAG aagtggattttgagcctgtgcagaaggaagcatttcccggaggaagcagtggttccgtgccagcctctgctgaaggaagggaggccttgccaggcacaggcacaggag ctgaacctgccggtgaaggccccacatccaagactgagcctctgggagatgctgagg gtgtgtctgcagggaggacttctccagctccagggctggatgcttggccccaacccagctcccatggcaggg gtcctccaaaaggaaagacccaagatactgcagccaaaatgtctcatgagtcagatgaattcctgacacaaacacagaaggaagcacccggaggacaag tgatggaccaaaaggctgtgcagaaggaggagcacccagggagaagcagtggctcattggcagcccctgcagcagaaaggaaggcgatgccagacacgggcacaggcacagcag atgcagccggcaccacaagacctgttcccaatgcccaggatggccttgGAAGGgatttctgtcagggaacaggctgctggctagggttactggcCGGCgtgctttgtttggagcttgttttcatgttgtgctgctttggaatcgggtattcctggaacagaaaaca gggcagttcgggacaggagttgaaagacggtggctgcacctcacaccagacagcgtga
- the LOC135307714 gene encoding serine/threonine-protein kinase PAK 1-like isoform X1: MDGGSLADVVTVRRMAVGHIATVCWECLQGLAFLHAKQVIHRDIKSDNILLGRDGSVRLADFGLCAVLSPEHRKRRSMVGTTYWMAPEVVRREPYGPKVDTWSLGIVGIEMATGEAPYMQETSVKASYLIGKQGVPNLHQLRLPPGLCEFLGCCLQMDVDRQGSAKELLQVQGKAAAGQTAVPCQGLLLGQTPGNQMGPPQSNLHSGCFSNENQVGS; this comes from the exons ATGGATGGAGGCTCCTTAGCTGATGTGGTCACCGTGAGAAGGATGGCTGTAGGACACATAGCAACAGTGTGTTGGGAG tgcctgcaaggcctggcTTTCCTTCATGCCAAGCAGGTGATCCACAGAGACATCAAAAGTGACAACATCCTTCTGGGCCGGGATGGCTCCGTCAGGCTGG ctgattttggcctctgtgctgtgctcagccctgagcacaggaaaCGGAGGTCGATGGTCGGGACCACTTACTGGATGGCACCCGAGGTGGTGAGAAGAGAGCCTtacggccccaaagtggacacctGGTCCCTTGGGATTGTGGGAatagaaatggccacaggagagGCTCCTTATATGCAGGAGACCAGTGTCAAG GCCAGCTACCTGATAGGCAAGCAAGGGGTTCCAAATCTGCACCAGCTCAGGCTACCCCCTGGCTTGTGTGAatttctgggctgctgcctgcagatggaTGTGGACAGGCAaggctctgccaaggaacttctgcaggtacaaggcaaagcggctgcgggccaaacagctgttccctgccagggTTTGCTCCTTGGCCAAACTCCAGGGAATCAGATGGGCCCCCCACAGAGTAATCTCCACTCTGGgtgcttttcaaatgaaaaccaagtaGGATCTTGA
- the LOC135307714 gene encoding serine/threonine-protein kinase PAK 3-like isoform X2, whose protein sequence is MDGGSLADVVTVRRMAVGHIATVCWECLQGLAFLHAKQVIHRDIKSDNILLGRDGSVRLADFGLCAVLSPEHRKRRSMVGTTYWMAPEVVRREPYGPKVDTWSLGIVGIEMATGEAPYMQETSVKASYLIGKQGVPNLHQLRLPPGLCEFLGCCLQMDVDRQGSAKELLQHPFLQSAEPLLSLF, encoded by the exons ATGGATGGAGGCTCCTTAGCTGATGTGGTCACCGTGAGAAGGATGGCTGTAGGACACATAGCAACAGTGTGTTGGGAG tgcctgcaaggcctggcTTTCCTTCATGCCAAGCAGGTGATCCACAGAGACATCAAAAGTGACAACATCCTTCTGGGCCGGGATGGCTCCGTCAGGCTGG ctgattttggcctctgtgctgtgctcagccctgagcacaggaaaCGGAGGTCGATGGTCGGGACCACTTACTGGATGGCACCCGAGGTGGTGAGAAGAGAGCCTtacggccccaaagtggacacctGGTCCCTTGGGATTGTGGGAatagaaatggccacaggagagGCTCCTTATATGCAGGAGACCAGTGTCAAG GCCAGCTACCTGATAGGCAAGCAAGGGGTTCCAAATCTGCACCAGCTCAGGCTACCCCCTGGCTTGTGTGAatttctgggctgctgcctgcagatggaTGTGGACAGGCAaggctctgccaaggaacttctgcag catccatttcTGCAATCAGCGGAGCCTCTCTTAAGCCTCTTCTGA